The following coding sequences are from one bacterium SCSIO 12741 window:
- a CDS encoding DinB family protein yields MTRIEFIDEQITSARKWTKSLIKRIPDDQWYLTPDVIESNVAWQVGHLAVSQNFNGIIVVQGLNKRVFEQVPLKEYAQLYAMGSKPASEGPTPEELRKSLDFVDELARETLFSLKDEELDQPLMPSKFPHPFAQTKYEALTWNFKHEMWHCGQLALLKRVLKS; encoded by the coding sequence ATGACTCGTATCGAATTTATTGACGAGCAAATAACCTCCGCCCGAAAATGGACCAAAAGCCTGATTAAGCGAATTCCAGATGATCAGTGGTACCTTACACCGGATGTGATTGAATCGAACGTAGCCTGGCAGGTTGGCCACTTAGCCGTAAGTCAGAATTTCAATGGAATCATTGTGGTTCAAGGATTGAACAAACGAGTTTTTGAGCAAGTTCCTTTGAAAGAATATGCTCAGCTATATGCCATGGGAAGCAAACCAGCATCCGAGGGTCCTACTCCAGAAGAATTGAGAAAAAGCCTGGACTTTGTAGACGAACTGGCTCGGGAAACCTTATTCTCCCTCAAGGACGAAGAACTGGATCAGCCCCTGATGCCTTCAAAATTCCCACATCCCTTTGCCCAAACCAAATACGAAGCACTAACCTGGAATTTTAAACATGAAATGTGGCATTGTGGCCAATTGGCCCTTTTGAAACGAGTCTTAAAAAGTTAA
- a CDS encoding V-type ATP synthase subunit I, translating to MIPHLKVLDLKDTLVQLDQLKKEKKSLENEKQELETRWGHFSSQQIEQLQQWNLYLQLYQCKKSRFKSSWKEEYAIEVLDEGNDKICFALIHEEEEGPQLPVPAIPLPVRGPVELEKALSDQDKRIAVIEDRLEEFAYRKLGDLRYTYAVLNDRYELKATGQQKHSWHNGSMNMVEAWIPKAEEEETSAALNEAGIYFETEQPVPEEKTPILLRNKKVSSLFEPIGSLFSLPEYTELDLTPFFAPFFLMFFGFCLGDAGYGLVLLLALLLFGKKLGPENKGIVRLAQLLGLSTVAFGILTGTVFGVNLIQNPPSWLEGYNSFMLVEDQLFNLALAFGGVQIIFGLVIKMVNQKLQYGWIYTVSTGGWILLIIGLGLVGGSAPETMIKKIGAGSSLLGAGLILFFNDPKANILVRIGKGLWELYGITGVFGDLLSYIRLFALGLSSAILGLVINSIGLSILESNPYLGPVFFVIFLIIGHGLNFFIAGLGAFVHPMRLTFVEFYKNAGFTGGGMAYKPFKKHYKNDKS from the coding sequence TTGATTCCTCATCTAAAAGTGTTGGATCTGAAGGATACCTTGGTTCAACTGGACCAGCTCAAAAAGGAAAAGAAAAGCCTTGAAAATGAAAAGCAGGAATTGGAGACCCGATGGGGACACTTTTCCTCCCAGCAAATTGAGCAGCTGCAACAATGGAACCTATACCTGCAGCTTTATCAATGTAAAAAATCTCGTTTCAAATCCTCCTGGAAAGAAGAATATGCCATTGAGGTTTTGGACGAAGGCAACGATAAAATCTGCTTCGCCCTAATCCACGAAGAAGAGGAAGGCCCACAACTACCTGTACCTGCCATCCCTTTACCTGTGCGCGGTCCGGTAGAATTGGAAAAAGCGCTGAGCGATCAGGACAAACGAATTGCGGTGATTGAAGACAGGTTAGAAGAATTTGCCTACCGTAAACTGGGCGACCTGCGCTACACCTATGCCGTGCTCAATGATCGATACGAACTGAAAGCCACGGGACAGCAAAAGCACTCCTGGCACAACGGATCGATGAACATGGTGGAAGCCTGGATACCCAAAGCTGAGGAAGAGGAAACATCGGCTGCCTTAAATGAGGCTGGCATCTATTTCGAAACAGAGCAACCTGTTCCGGAGGAAAAAACGCCCATTCTCCTCCGAAATAAGAAGGTATCCAGTCTATTTGAACCTATCGGAAGTCTATTTAGCTTACCGGAATACACCGAGTTGGATCTAACACCATTTTTTGCTCCCTTCTTCTTGATGTTCTTTGGTTTCTGCCTGGGAGATGCTGGATATGGCCTTGTCCTATTGTTGGCCTTGCTGCTATTTGGCAAAAAATTGGGCCCTGAAAACAAAGGAATTGTTCGCCTCGCTCAACTCCTTGGATTATCCACCGTGGCATTTGGAATTTTAACGGGTACTGTGTTTGGTGTGAACTTGATCCAAAATCCTCCGTCTTGGTTGGAGGGTTACAACAGCTTTATGTTAGTAGAAGATCAGCTCTTCAATCTCGCCCTGGCCTTTGGGGGAGTTCAAATCATATTCGGCTTAGTGATCAAAATGGTTAATCAGAAATTGCAATACGGTTGGATCTACACGGTTTCAACGGGAGGTTGGATTCTGTTGATTATTGGCCTTGGTCTTGTAGGAGGCAGCGCACCAGAAACCATGATCAAAAAAATTGGAGCAGGTTCATCCCTATTAGGTGCTGGCTTGATTCTCTTCTTTAACGATCCAAAGGCCAACATCCTGGTACGAATCGGTAAGGGACTTTGGGAGCTTTATGGGATTACCGGAGTTTTCGGAGACCTACTATCCTACATCCGGCTATTTGCCTTGGGGCTCAGTAGCGCCATTCTCGGATTGGTGATCAACAGCATTGGCTTATCCATTTTGGAATCCAATCCTTATTTGGGTCCAGTTTTCTTCGTCATCTTCCTCATCATCGGACATGGACTAAACTTCTTTATCGCTGGGCTCGGAGCATTCGTCCACCCCATGCGACTCACCTTTGTTGAATTTTACAAAAATGCCGGTTTCACGGGAGGTGGAATGGCATACAAACCTTTTAAAAAACACTACAAAAACGATAAATCATGA
- a CDS encoding zinc-ribbon domain containing protein — protein MPKRKKKPSAICPSCGTASEKMDMKTALKMQEEVDRKQYKHYRALGIDSYPFFISNEFEWACDHCISRKNTEIANPFNQLGAFTQHLIYYDSPRVCETCNSDFVFTAQEKKRWYEQYQIWNFIQPKNCPSCRKDVRAYKNNNTRLSNLLQSGAEDLTSEEIREVIAIYEQWEKPDRVKYYESLLRKAEQRAKRQNDNQTTTGS, from the coding sequence ATGCCCAAGAGGAAAAAGAAACCATCGGCCATTTGTCCCAGTTGTGGGACGGCCAGTGAAAAAATGGATATGAAAACCGCCCTCAAGATGCAGGAGGAGGTGGATCGAAAACAATACAAGCACTACCGGGCTTTAGGAATTGATTCGTACCCATTTTTCATATCCAATGAGTTTGAATGGGCCTGTGATCATTGTATTTCACGAAAGAATACAGAAATAGCCAATCCATTCAACCAGTTGGGAGCTTTTACCCAGCACCTCATTTATTACGACTCACCACGGGTATGTGAGACCTGTAATTCCGACTTTGTATTTACGGCACAGGAAAAGAAAAGATGGTATGAACAGTACCAAATTTGGAACTTCATTCAACCTAAAAACTGCCCTTCCTGCCGTAAGGATGTTCGGGCCTATAAAAACAACAACACCCGACTATCAAATCTTTTGCAATCCGGAGCAGAAGATTTAACCAGCGAAGAAATTCGGGAGGTCATTGCCATTTACGAGCAATGGGAAAAACCCGATCGGGTGAAGTATTACGAATCCTTATTGCGCAAAGCCGAGCAAAGGGCCAAACGGCAAAATGACAATCAGACGACCACCGGCAGCTAG
- a CDS encoding V-type ATP synthase subunit K translates to MNTAMILAYTGIGLMIGLSGIGSAIGVSIGGRATLGALKKNEDAFGSYMLLSALPGTQGLYGFAGFFIVNNAILAIIKETGSLNAFQGSSIFAAGLALGLVGLMSGIKQGEVSAQGIEGIGSGYDVFGKTMVLAVFPELYAIVAFAATFLISAGLTNG, encoded by the coding sequence ATGAATACAGCAATGATCTTAGCCTATACCGGAATTGGATTAATGATCGGACTTTCTGGAATTGGAAGCGCTATTGGCGTATCCATTGGAGGTAGAGCTACACTTGGAGCATTGAAAAAGAACGAAGATGCTTTTGGTAGCTACATGCTTCTGAGTGCATTACCCGGAACCCAGGGACTATATGGTTTTGCAGGATTCTTTATTGTAAACAATGCCATTTTAGCCATTATCAAAGAAACAGGTTCGCTTAACGCTTTTCAAGGAAGTTCCATTTTTGCCGCCGGCCTGGCCTTAGGATTGGTTGGATTGATGTCTGGAATCAAGCAAGGTGAAGTTTCTGCTCAAGGAATCGAAGGAATCGGATCGGGTTACGACGTTTTTGGAAAAACCATGGTATTGGCTGTATTCCCAGAGCTATACGCGATTGTTGCCTTTGCTGCCACCTTCCTGATTAGCGCTGGATTGACCAACGGCTAA
- a CDS encoding V-type ATP synthase subunit B: MENSVFQKRFTRIEDINKATCTVKAPGVGYEELAWVGDKLAQVVKIVGEKVTLQVFSGTEGITTDTEITFLGKSPTLKVGPELVGRFFDAMGNPIDDGPAITGEEREIGGPSVNPVRRLQPHQFIPTGIAGIDLNNALVAGQKIPFFADPDQPYNEVMALVAMRAQADKIILGGMGLTNDDYLYFKNTFENQGVLDRIVSFVNTTENPPVERLLIPDMALTAAEYFAVDKNESVLVLLTDMTLFADALSIVSNRMDQIPSKDSMPGSLYSDLARIYEKAVQFPEGGSITIVAVTTLSEGDITHAIPDNTGYITEGQLFLRKDTDIGKVVVDPFRSLSRLKQLVIGKQTRDDHPQVMNAAIRLYADAANARTKLENGFDLTDYDERTLKFAKEYSHDLLAIDVNIDTETMLNSSWELFGKHFKVEEVGIKKELVDKYWKN; encoded by the coding sequence ATGGAGAATTCAGTATTTCAAAAGCGTTTTACGCGAATTGAGGACATCAATAAAGCGACCTGTACGGTTAAAGCTCCTGGTGTAGGCTATGAAGAACTGGCCTGGGTAGGAGACAAATTGGCTCAGGTGGTAAAAATTGTAGGCGAAAAAGTGACCCTTCAGGTCTTCTCCGGAACGGAAGGGATTACCACTGATACGGAAATAACTTTTCTGGGAAAATCACCTACGCTAAAGGTAGGCCCTGAGTTAGTCGGACGTTTTTTCGATGCGATGGGCAATCCGATTGATGATGGTCCAGCGATAACCGGTGAAGAGCGAGAAATTGGAGGCCCTTCGGTAAATCCGGTAAGACGCCTTCAACCCCACCAGTTTATTCCAACAGGAATTGCCGGTATCGACTTGAACAACGCTCTGGTAGCAGGACAAAAGATTCCCTTCTTTGCCGATCCGGATCAGCCGTACAACGAAGTAATGGCTCTTGTGGCTATGCGAGCTCAGGCCGATAAGATCATATTGGGTGGAATGGGATTGACCAATGATGACTACCTCTACTTTAAAAACACCTTCGAAAATCAAGGTGTATTGGACCGCATTGTGTCCTTTGTAAATACCACGGAGAATCCACCAGTTGAAAGACTTCTAATACCGGATATGGCCCTGACCGCAGCAGAATACTTCGCGGTGGACAAAAATGAAAGTGTACTCGTCCTGCTTACCGATATGACTCTGTTCGCAGATGCCTTGAGTATCGTATCCAACCGGATGGATCAGATTCCATCCAAAGACTCGATGCCAGGTTCGCTTTACAGTGACTTAGCCCGGATCTACGAAAAAGCGGTGCAGTTTCCAGAAGGGGGTTCCATTACAATCGTAGCGGTAACCACCTTATCCGAAGGAGATATTACTCACGCCATTCCGGATAACACAGGATACATCACCGAAGGACAGTTATTCTTAAGGAAAGACACCGATATTGGAAAGGTAGTCGTAGACCCCTTCCGAAGCTTATCTCGATTGAAGCAGCTCGTAATTGGAAAACAAACCCGGGATGATCACCCACAGGTGATGAATGCGGCGATTCGACTTTATGCTGATGCAGCTAATGCACGTACGAAGCTGGAAAACGGATTTGACCTCACAGACTACGATGAGCGGACCCTAAAGTTTGCCAAAGAATATTCACACGACTTGCTTGCGATTGACGTAAACATCGACACCGAAACCATGCTCAATTCCTCCTGGGAGTTGTTTGGAAAACACTTCAAAGTGGAGGAAGTGGGAATCAAAAAAGAACTGGTAGACAAATACTGGAAGAACTAA
- a CDS encoding V-type ATP synthase subunit D, translating into MAIKYQFNKTSLQVLNKSLKMRMMALPIIKNKESALRQEVKLVKAKYLKARDNFDELRRQAEDWNELWSVFEFDLLQVSSLDIGQRKIAGVRVPVYRDVTFEYREVSWIGRPDWYADALLLLQQLIEAQVKTLVFEQELQILERERKRTTQKVNLYEKVQIPEIEDGIKKIKRFLEDEENLSKAAQKMVKARQAEAA; encoded by the coding sequence ATGGCCATTAAGTACCAATTCAATAAAACCTCTTTGCAGGTGCTCAACAAGTCGCTAAAAATGCGGATGATGGCGCTACCTATTATCAAAAACAAAGAGAGTGCCCTTCGTCAGGAGGTAAAATTGGTGAAGGCTAAATACCTCAAAGCCCGGGACAATTTCGATGAACTACGCCGACAAGCGGAAGATTGGAATGAACTCTGGAGCGTTTTTGAGTTTGACTTGCTTCAAGTTTCTTCCCTAGATATAGGCCAACGAAAAATTGCGGGGGTCCGGGTTCCGGTTTATCGCGATGTAACCTTTGAATACCGGGAAGTCAGTTGGATCGGTCGCCCAGATTGGTATGCTGATGCTTTGTTGCTCCTTCAACAATTGATCGAAGCTCAGGTGAAGACGCTGGTCTTTGAACAAGAGCTCCAGATTCTGGAGCGGGAACGAAAACGAACCACTCAGAAAGTAAACCTTTATGAAAAGGTTCAGATCCCTGAGATAGAAGACGGCATCAAGAAAATTAAGCGCTTTTTGGAGGATGAAGAAAACCTCTCTAAGGCGGCACAGAAAATGGTTAAAGCACGACAAGCGGAGGCAGCATGA
- a CDS encoding GNAT family N-acetyltransferase, with protein MILLTPLDSAQIPTLLSFMEAFYALDSYPFDKARAEKMIESLMAHPDWGKIYLINHQKEIAGYIILTLGFSFEHGGRDAFIDELYLKPEYRGQGIGKIVLERAEKKARELGIQALHLEVEKHNSRAHKLYLDQGFKSQDRILMNKPIKP; from the coding sequence ATGATCCTTCTCACTCCTCTCGATTCGGCTCAAATACCAACCCTCCTTTCGTTCATGGAGGCCTTTTATGCCCTGGACTCCTACCCTTTCGATAAAGCCCGAGCTGAAAAAATGATAGAATCCCTTATGGCTCATCCGGATTGGGGAAAAATCTATTTGATCAATCATCAAAAAGAAATCGCCGGGTATATCATCCTCACTTTGGGATTTAGCTTCGAACACGGTGGTCGAGATGCCTTTATTGATGAATTGTACCTCAAACCCGAATACCGAGGCCAGGGAATTGGAAAGATCGTGCTTGAGCGGGCCGAAAAGAAGGCCAGAGAATTGGGGATCCAAGCGCTGCACCTCGAAGTAGAAAAACACAATTCCCGAGCTCACAAATTGTATCTTGATCAAGGATTTAAATCCCAGGATAGGATCCTGATGAATAAACCCATTAAACCCTAA